In a genomic window of Hyalangium gracile:
- a CDS encoding 2-hydroxychromene-2-carboxylate isomerase, with protein sequence MARTLEFFFDYASPYSYLASAQVEALAKRTGAELRWRPFLLGAVFKATGNVPPISTASKAAYLAKDLLDWTRYLGLPPFQMPGTFPINSLKANRLGLVAAEQGRIAAFSHAAYRAAFVDGKDLNEPGVLAELARAAELEPQQALAKAESQDIKDALRRNTDEAIARGAFGAPTFFVGEEMFFGNDRMQFVERALGGG encoded by the coding sequence ATGGCCAGGACGCTCGAGTTCTTCTTCGACTATGCCAGCCCCTATTCCTACCTGGCCTCCGCGCAGGTGGAGGCGCTGGCGAAGCGTACCGGAGCCGAGCTTCGCTGGCGCCCCTTTCTCCTGGGGGCCGTCTTCAAGGCCACCGGCAACGTGCCACCCATCAGCACCGCGAGCAAGGCCGCCTATCTGGCCAAGGATCTCCTGGACTGGACGCGCTACCTGGGCCTGCCGCCGTTCCAGATGCCGGGCACCTTCCCCATCAACTCGCTGAAGGCCAACCGCCTGGGGCTGGTGGCCGCCGAGCAGGGGCGCATCGCCGCGTTCTCCCACGCCGCCTACCGGGCCGCGTTCGTCGACGGCAAGGACCTGAACGAGCCGGGCGTGCTCGCGGAGCTGGCGCGCGCGGCGGAGCTGGAGCCGCAGCAGGCGCTGGCCAAGGCCGAGTCCCAGGACATCAAGGACGCGCTGCGCCGCAACACCGACGAGGCCATCGCTCGCGGCGCCTTTGGAGCCCCGACGTTCTTCGTGGGGGAGGAGATGTTCTTCGGCAACGATCGGATGCAGTTCGTGGAGCGTGCGCTGGGCGGGGGGTGA
- a CDS encoding tetratricopeptide repeat protein: MLARLLRTDESPLFSRGAWDELPDAELPTPPLREGLGSAHLPVTTKVPLAQAYFDQGLRLLHMGWGAEARRAFAEASRQDPSLAMAWWGLALARGAGGRFAADRAEAIRKALALCEGATDLEQRYIVAASLLADKGPSNGRHAFVREMESLIDCHPEDPEARLLLAGFLMDGYEADGRPCAGQPYAQVLLRELLRTHPHHEGVHLAWVTSMLGSRRPKEALDSALRLLSLGARVSPYLVGAGRLLMRLGHTEQARTALQLAIEADDAWVAEQSLPVNAAPLAAEAMRLLVSVCAEAGQYREGQIWARRLRNRVEVAGDSQAMLLATCTLASLHLRFGFWRAAAELHAEPSADAPPAERGLLEGLRRYTRGLSALEAGRLVEAERACESLDAMHGPLNEERRAESHLLCPRDVARLVEVAADELRGALDARRGDPARAEATLIRAVRLERRLRAAGPAPFSRPARETLARVRMRFGREEKALELAEEFAAERPGSGHARFLVAEARVALGRLPEAVSDFTAFLECWREADPHLPELQRARAFMAGRGRHLRVVSSEMAVDEGPMLLRARKRVSG; this comes from the coding sequence ATGCTGGCGCGACTGCTGCGAACCGATGAGTCTCCCTTGTTCTCCCGGGGTGCCTGGGACGAGCTCCCGGACGCCGAGCTGCCCACGCCGCCACTTCGCGAGGGGCTGGGGAGCGCCCACCTCCCGGTGACGACGAAGGTCCCGCTGGCGCAGGCGTACTTCGATCAGGGGCTCCGCCTGCTGCACATGGGGTGGGGCGCCGAGGCGCGCCGGGCCTTCGCCGAGGCATCGCGGCAGGATCCGAGCCTCGCCATGGCGTGGTGGGGGCTGGCCCTCGCGCGTGGTGCCGGGGGACGGTTCGCCGCCGATCGCGCCGAGGCCATCCGCAAGGCGCTCGCGCTGTGCGAGGGCGCCACGGATCTGGAGCAGCGCTACATCGTCGCGGCGAGCCTGCTGGCCGACAAGGGGCCCTCCAACGGGCGCCATGCCTTCGTGCGGGAGATGGAGAGCCTCATCGACTGTCACCCGGAGGATCCGGAGGCGCGACTGCTCCTCGCGGGGTTCCTGATGGACGGGTACGAGGCGGATGGCCGGCCCTGCGCGGGGCAGCCTTACGCGCAGGTGCTCTTGAGGGAGCTGCTTCGCACGCATCCGCACCATGAAGGGGTCCACCTGGCCTGGGTCACCTCCATGCTGGGCAGCCGACGTCCCAAGGAGGCCTTGGACAGCGCGCTGCGGCTGCTCTCGCTCGGCGCTCGGGTGAGCCCGTACCTGGTGGGGGCTGGCCGGCTGCTGATGCGGCTGGGGCACACGGAGCAGGCGCGCACGGCGCTCCAGCTGGCGATCGAGGCGGATGACGCGTGGGTGGCCGAGCAGTCGCTGCCCGTGAATGCGGCGCCGCTCGCCGCGGAGGCGATGCGGCTCCTCGTCTCCGTCTGCGCCGAGGCCGGACAGTACCGGGAGGGGCAGATCTGGGCACGTCGTCTCCGCAACCGGGTGGAGGTTGCGGGGGACAGCCAGGCGATGCTGCTGGCGACGTGCACCCTGGCCAGCCTGCACCTGCGCTTCGGCTTCTGGCGGGCCGCGGCGGAGCTGCACGCGGAGCCGTCCGCGGACGCTCCTCCCGCGGAGCGCGGGCTGCTCGAGGGGCTGCGCCGCTACACCCGCGGGCTGAGCGCCCTGGAGGCGGGTCGGCTCGTGGAGGCGGAGCGCGCGTGCGAGTCGCTCGATGCGATGCACGGGCCGCTGAACGAGGAGCGACGGGCGGAGAGTCACCTGCTCTGTCCTCGCGATGTGGCGCGGCTGGTGGAGGTGGCGGCGGACGAGCTGCGCGGCGCCCTGGACGCCCGTCGAGGAGATCCCGCCCGAGCGGAGGCCACCCTCATCCGGGCCGTCCGTCTGGAGCGCCGCCTGCGAGCGGCCGGGCCCGCGCCGTTCTCCCGGCCCGCCAGGGAGACGCTGGCCCGGGTGCGCATGCGCTTCGGCCGGGAGGAGAAGGCGCTGGAGCTGGCCGAGGAGTTCGCGGCGGAGCGGCCGGGCAGTGGCCACGCGCGCTTCCTGGTCGCCGAGGCCCGGGTGGCGCTGGGGCGCTTGCCGGAGGCCGTCTCGGACTTCACCGCCTTCCTCGAGTGCTGGCGGGAGGCGGATCCGCACCTGCCCGAGCTGCAGCGGGCCCGGGCGTTCATGGCGGGGCGGGGGCGCCACCTGCGCGTCGTGAGCTCCGAGATGGCGGTGGATGAGGGGCCGATGCTGCTCCGCGCCCGAAAGCGGGTGTCCGGTTGA
- a CDS encoding MerC domain-containing protein gives MSSARFAWDWDRAGQALSALCIVHCVALPLVLGFLPSAAAELLEGEAVHRGLLAFVAATALAAFVPGVRRHRRGSVLVLAAVALGLLASAGFLLPEDGSGLTEVLETGLTLGGGVLLASAHWRNRTLCRACCEPAARPAPAA, from the coding sequence TTGAGCTCCGCGCGTTTCGCATGGGACTGGGACCGGGCGGGGCAGGCGCTCTCCGCGCTGTGCATCGTGCACTGCGTGGCGCTCCCGCTGGTGCTGGGCTTCCTGCCTTCCGCCGCCGCCGAGCTGCTGGAGGGGGAAGCGGTCCATCGCGGGCTGCTGGCGTTCGTCGCGGCAACCGCGCTCGCCGCCTTCGTGCCGGGAGTCCGCAGGCACCGCCGCGGCTCCGTGCTGGTGCTCGCGGCGGTGGCGCTCGGGCTGCTGGCGAGCGCGGGCTTCCTGCTGCCCGAGGACGGGAGCGGGCTCACGGAGGTGCTCGAGACCGGCCTGACGCTGGGCGGGGGCGTGCTGCTGGCGTCGGCTCACTGGCGCAACCGGACCTTGTGCAGGGCCTGCTGTGAGCCCGCTGCGAGGCCCGCCCCCGCTGCCTGA